The window CACTTCCTATAATCATACCTTGCCATAGAGTTGTAGGTAAAAATGGAGATTTGGTAGGATATGCTGGAGATAAAATATATATAAAAAAGTTTTTGCTTCAACTAGAAGGAAATGAAATGTGTGACATAATTGCATTTGAAGATGTCCAGATTAGATAGTTATATGCATAAAATTACAAGGAGGTATGCAATGGAAAACAATATTTGGTCAGAAAATATACAAGGTATTCTAATGCTTGATTTAAGTAGAGAAATGAGATTTAGAGATGATAGGAAAGACTTATTTTTGAATATTCTTGGACTTAAAGAAGGAATGACAGTACTTGATATTGGTTGTGGTCCTGGTGCAATAACCAGAAAACTATCCAGTTGGTTAGGTAATAAATCTAAAATAATAGGCATAGATAGAGATACAACATTTATAAACTATGCAAAAGAAAAAGCAAGAAAGCAAAATATATACAATATAAGTTATATAGAAGGCGATGCACTAAAACTCCCATTAGAAGATAATTCAGTAGATGCTTGTATATCACATACTGTAATAGAACATGTTCCAAATAAGGAATTCTTGTTAGAACAAAAAAGAGTTTGCAGGCCAGAGGGACGAGTTTCAGTGATGTATGCTAGACCAGATAAATATATTAAAACTGAACCTGAGTTTTTACCAAAACAAAGTGAACGTGAAATGGAACTTTTAGATAAATTGTTTAAAGAAACAGATGACGTTTTTAAAAAATATAATGTTGCAAAATATGCGGTTGACCCTGTAGAATTACCTGAATTGTTTGAAAAACTTGGTTTTAAGGAAATTCAAGTTGATGGAATAGCTATTCCTATAGCTACTGATGATGCAAGAAATAGCTATAATGAAAAAGTTGCAATAGTTGAGGTACAAAAAAAGCAATTATTAGAAGTTATAAGTATGGGTTTACATCAGAATAAAAATGGACTATCAGATGAAGAAGAAAAAGAATTAAAACAATTGATTGTAGAAAGGTTTGACAAAAGAGTGAAATTGTTAGAAGAAGATAAAAACATTTGGGATTATACTATTGCGTTATTACAAATAGTTTCAGGAATGGTTGTTTAGAATATAGAATTATAATTAGATCAAGATTCACT is drawn from Sporanaerobacter acetigenes DSM 13106 and contains these coding sequences:
- a CDS encoding class I SAM-dependent methyltransferase, which produces MENNIWSENIQGILMLDLSREMRFRDDRKDLFLNILGLKEGMTVLDIGCGPGAITRKLSSWLGNKSKIIGIDRDTTFINYAKEKARKQNIYNISYIEGDALKLPLEDNSVDACISHTVIEHVPNKEFLLEQKRVCRPEGRVSVMYARPDKYIKTEPEFLPKQSEREMELLDKLFKETDDVFKKYNVAKYAVDPVELPELFEKLGFKEIQVDGIAIPIATDDARNSYNEKVAIVEVQKKQLLEVISMGLHQNKNGLSDEEEKELKQLIVERFDKRVKLLEEDKNIWDYTIALLQIVSGMVV